One Vibrio neonatus genomic window carries:
- the yidD gene encoding membrane protein insertion efficiency factor YidD has product MVILVTRSCHHYFRALILLKIISLALIKRYQAGGGSRRYFNTECNFEPTCSEYTKQCIQKYGALKGWQLGLARIKRCSQPDLVEKIVDKVP; this is encoded by the coding sequence TTGGTTATTTTGGTCACGAGAAGCTGCCATCATTACTTTAGGGCGCTAATATTGCTTAAGATTATCTCTTTAGCATTGATTAAGCGTTATCAAGCAGGCGGTGGCTCTCGGCGATATTTTAATACTGAGTGCAATTTTGAGCCGACCTGCTCTGAATATACGAAGCAATGTATTCAAAAGTATGGGGCTCTAAAGGGCTGGCAGTTAGGTTTGGCTCGGATTAAACGCTGTAGCCAACCTGATTTAGTCGAAAAAATCGTGGATAAGGTACCTTGA
- a CDS encoding DUF4177 domain-containing protein, with protein sequence MRFIEYKVVHIVEGGCGTILLGSSGLPMQKIEAELNKYAQDGWQLVFQVIEHKRFWLFWSREAAIITLGR encoded by the coding sequence ATGAGATTTATTGAGTACAAAGTGGTTCATATTGTAGAGGGTGGTTGTGGCACTATTTTGTTAGGCTCAAGCGGTTTACCTATGCAAAAAATTGAGGCAGAACTTAATAAATACGCACAAGATGGTTGGCAGTTAGTGTTTCAAGTTATTGAACATAAACGCTTTTGGTTATTTTGGTCACGAGAAGCTGCCATCATTACTTTAGGGCGCTAA